From the Simplicispira suum genome, the window CGCAGTTTGCTCGCCAGCATGGAGCGCAGCAGAGCACTAAAGATGGACGCACGCGAAGTAGGCCCCACGGCCACAAGCATGGTGGTGGTGCTGACCTATTGGCTCAGCTTTGAGTATGTGCGCGATCCACGCCGTGCCCTAGAGCCCGAGAGCGCACAAGCTGCATTGATGCGCGGCGCCCACCATGTGCTCAATTTGCTCATGCCCTATTTGCAAGCTGAGCAGCGCCAGCATTTGCTGGCCTTGGCACAGGCGTATCAGGGTGCGGGCGATTGAACCTCCTACCACTACCAGCCCACCCAAAGCCGAACAACCATAACACCGGAGATACCCATGGCGAAATGGACCCCTTTCCCTCACGCAGGCCAATTTCGGCTGGATGCCGCCCAGTTGAAGAAGCAATGGGCCCGTCTGCATACCGGCGACGTCGAGCCCCTTCCCAAAGACCCGCAGGTACTGCAAGCCTGGGTGCATTTCCACAACGGCGAGTTCCAGGAAGCATCGCAAATCGGCTTGGCCGCTGGCGGTGCGGGCATCACCGCAGCCAACAAGGCCACTTCGATTTACGCCAACTATCTGGAGAAGAAGGAAAAGACGCGTCTGGAGCTTTTCACGCAGGTCGCAGAACAGGCGCAGCAGCAAGCACAGGCCGATCCCAAAAACGCCAACGCCTGGTATTGGCATGCCTACGCGCTGGGGCGCTACAGCCAGGGCATCAGCGTCGCCAAGGCGCTGGCCCAGGGGCTGGGCAGCAAAATTCGCGAATCGCTGGAGAAAGCCATTGCCCTGGCTCCGGCGCATGCCGACGCCCACATTGCACTGGGCGCCTTCCATGCTGAAGTGATCGACAAAGTGGGGGCGCTGATCGGCGGCATGACTTACGGTGCCAAGAAGGACAAGGGACTCAAGCTGTTCCAGGAGGCGCTGCGCCTCAACCCCGACTCGGCTATCGCCATGATCGAATACGCCAACGCACTGGTCATGCTCGAAGGCGAGCGCAAGATGGGCGAAGCGACGGCACTGTACGAAAAAGCCGCCGCCTGCAAACCACAGGATGCCATGGAGCAGCTCGACGTGGATCTGGCGCAGGCTGAGCTGGAGGAATAAGTGACAACCCCCTGAGGCACTTCGCGCCTGGTCTAAGCCGCGCCGGTTTCATGCGCTGCTGGCGCTCAAGCAAAACGCCGGGCGGCGATTTCCAGCAGACCGTCAAAAATCAGGTTGTCCACCAACTCGAAGGGGCGCGTCATACTGGGCGCCATTTTCCAACCGGCGCCACCGGTCATCATGCAAGCGGGTTCGCTGCCGCAATATGCAATCACGTGCTGCACCATGCGCTCTACCGCACCGGCAATGGCATAGGTGCCGCCGCTGGTCAGTGCGTCGCTGGTATTGGTCGGAAACATGCAGACTTCACCCGTCGGCACGTGCAGGCCGGCAGTGCCCGATTCAAGCGCGCGCAGCATGATCCCGTGCCCCGGAAGAATCAGGCCGCCAAGAAAGCGCCCTTGCGCGTCGATGGCTTCCACAGTGACGGCTGTGCCCACCATCACCACCACCAGCGGCCGGGCAGGGCCTTGGGCCAAGATGCGCTGGCGCGCACCAATCATGGCCACCCAGCGGTCACAGCCGAG encodes:
- a CDS encoding type III pantothenate kinase; translated protein: MTFLAIDVGNTRLKWALHEAPGPGAALLAQGAEFLDHIERLAEGAWASLPTPERMLGCVVAGDAVKRRVEEQMELWDVAPQWVVASAQEAGLINGYDHPTRLGCDRWVAMIGARQRILAQGPARPLVVVMVGTAVTVEAIDAQGRFLGGLILPGHGIMLRALESGTAGLHVPTGEVCMFPTNTSDALTSGGTYAIAGAVERMVQHVIAYCGSEPACMMTGGAGWKMAPSMTRPFELVDNLIFDGLLEIAARRFA